One part of the Gemmatimonadota bacterium genome encodes these proteins:
- a CDS encoding sugar phosphate isomerase/epimerase — MQFIMFTKHLEGLSLAEIAEKLKSVGVSGADLCVRDGYPVNPGNIGRALPEAARVLSDEGLSIPLVTAPGDFTTAKLDYAERYYEACGENGVKHIKLGYWHWSPGSDYWAELDRARRELEGFQRLSEKTGVKTVVHNHSGHSMGLNSSAVMHVVQGFDPRHVGVFADVGHLSICGEPIDMALNIVREYLAVMSFKDLKRVQRVHDGERRWEVDVVRLGTGFGDWKTVLSTLKAQGFDGPVSMHSEYGGEPVDTVVDLARSDLRFIRNLMEQL, encoded by the coding sequence ATGCAGTTCATCATGTTCACCAAGCACCTCGAGGGTCTCTCGCTGGCGGAAATCGCGGAGAAACTGAAAAGCGTGGGGGTTTCCGGAGCCGACCTGTGCGTACGGGACGGATATCCGGTGAATCCCGGGAATATCGGCCGGGCCCTGCCGGAAGCCGCGCGGGTGCTTTCCGATGAAGGACTTTCCATTCCGCTCGTGACCGCGCCGGGGGATTTCACTACGGCCAAGCTGGACTACGCGGAGAGATACTACGAGGCCTGCGGGGAGAACGGCGTAAAACACATCAAACTGGGGTACTGGCACTGGTCGCCGGGATCGGACTACTGGGCGGAACTGGACCGTGCGCGGAGGGAACTGGAGGGATTCCAGCGCCTGTCGGAGAAAACCGGTGTCAAAACCGTCGTGCATAACCACTCGGGCCACTCCATGGGCCTGAATTCGTCCGCCGTCATGCACGTTGTACAGGGATTCGACCCCCGCCACGTCGGCGTGTTCGCGGACGTTGGACACCTGTCCATCTGCGGAGAGCCGATCGACATGGCCCTCAACATCGTTCGGGAGTACCTGGCCGTCATGTCCTTCAAGGACCTGAAGCGGGTACAACGGGTCCACGATGGCGAGCGGCGGTGGGAGGTGGACGTGGTTCGCCTGGGCACGGGTTTCGGGGACTGGAAGACGGTGCTGTCCACGCTGAAGGCCCAGGGCTTCGACGGGCCCGTCAGCATGCACAGCGAGTACGGCGGCGAGCCCGTGGACACGGTCGTCGATCTCGCCCGGTCGGACCTGCGGTTCATCCGGAACCTGATGGAACAGCTATAA